A stretch of DNA from Bacteroidales bacterium:
GAGAACCTCCTCTTTGAATATGTCCTAAAATTGTAACTCTTACATCGTATTCAGAAAAATCTTTTTTAACTTTATTAGCAATTTCGAATGCTCCACCGCATTCATCTCCTTCAGCAACAATAATTATTCCACTGGATTTTTTTCTTGAAAATCCTGTTTCTAAATAATCTTTTAAATTTTCAACATGAGTTTTAACTTCAGGTATTAATATTGCTTCAGCACCTGTAGCTATGCCACTTCGTAAAGCCAAAAAACCGGCATTTCTTCCCATTACTTCGATAAAAAATAATCTGTTATGTGCACTTGCTGTATCTCTTATTTTATCAACTGCTTCAACAACAGTGTTAATTGCAGTATCGTAACCTATTGTATAATCTGTTCCGAAAAGGTCGTTATCAATTGTGCCGGGAACACCAATAAAAGGAATATCATATTCTTCAGACATTTTTCTTGCACCCATGAAAGACCCGTCTCCTCCAATAACAACAACTGCATCAATTTCATTTAGTTTTAAATTTTTGTATGCTTTTTTCCGTCCTTCTACTGTTTTAAACTCTTCGCAACGTGCTGATTTTAAAATTGTTCCGCCTCTCTGGATAATGTTGCTAACACTGTATGATTTAAAAGATTTCATCCATCCTTCTATCATACCCTGATATCCGTGTCTAATTCCAACAACTCGTAATTCATGATAAATAGCTTTACGAGTAACCGCCCTTATAGCTGCATTCATTCCGGGAGCATCTCCTCCAGATGTAAGAACAGCAATTTTTTTTAATTTTGCCATAGTGAATTATTTATAATCAAACTTGTTTATCCTGAATTATTCACAAATAAATATTAAATTTTAAGGTTCTACTACAAATTTAGTGAAAGATTAAAAATGCTAAAATGTTTTAAATGCTAAAATAAATATACTACAATCACATATTTACGAGATTAAAAACATAGCTAAATCGCATAGGTTAATTATTACATAATTAATTGTTTATAATATTTAAGCATTTAAAACATTTAAGCATTTTATCACTACATACAAACCAATATAGATGTCTAAAAAATAACTCGCACCCATTAAAATGGTAGTAGAACCAATTTTAAATAATCAGGTTATAAAGTTATCAATTTATTTTAAAATGTTTATTTCTTTTATATTTTCTGCGATTTTTTCCATTAACCACCTTGGTGTTGAAGTTGCACCGCAAATGCCGACAGAATCAGAAATATCGAACCAATTTTTATCAATTTCGTTAATATCAGAAATAAAATATGATTTTTCATTTACATCCTTACAAACATTGTAAAGCATTTTTCCGTTTGAACTTTTTTTACCACTCACAAATATGATAACATTATGTTTTTGTGCAAATATTCGTAGTTCAGAATCACGACTGGAAACCTGCCTGCAAATTGTATCAAAAGTAATTAGCTTATTAACTGATTTTTCTTTTTGTAATTGTATTTTTATTTCCTTTTCAAGATTATAAAATTCATTTAAACTTTTTGTTGTTTGTGAGTATAAGTAAATCGGTTTTTTAAAATCAATTTTATTTATATCAGAAATGTTACTTACAACAATTGCTTTACCCTTGGTCTGTCCAACTAATCCGTTAACTTCAGCATGACCATTTTTACCGAAAATAACTAACTGTCCATTTTTTTTAATTATTTCATCAAAACCAATTTTTATTATTTTTTGTAGCCTTAAAACAACAGGACAAGATGCATCAATAAGATGAATATTGTTTTTTAAAGCTATTTTATATGTTTCAGGAGGTTCTCCGTGAGCACGAATCAATACCTTACAATTTTTCAGATTTTTAAATCGTTCATGGTTGATAATAATTAATCCTTTTTCTTTTAACCTTTCTACTTCAACATTATTATGTACAATATCTCCAAGACAATAAAGTTTTCCGAACTTATCTAATTGTTCTTCAGCAATTTGTATAGCATATACTACACCAAAACAAAAACCGGATTTACTGTCAATTTCTACTTTCATTATTTTAACAGTTCGCATAAGAATAATAACTGATTGCAAGCTTTATTCCTATCAGGATGCAAGAATGTTGAAGAAAGTTACTACCCTCTAAAAATCTATAATCTCTGCTATTATTTTTATGCATTGTTGTATATAGTTAATTATTAATCTCTAATTCCTTATCCATTAAAGTTTGTTCCATAATTGAGTAGTCCTTTATCATCTTTATTGTTAATAATGCCAATGGTATTCCAATCAGAGATAGTATCATACTAGCAATTGAAGAATTAATAAGCTCGTCAACAGTTTCCGATTTAAAAGTGGATTTCATTACAAAGTTACCTACATAAGAAGATATAATCCATAAAGTCCACCACCAGCCAATAACTGAAATATTATAATTGTTAGTATAATTTTCAATTTTATTAACAAGTAATCCTGTTGTTTCTTTCCACATTTCTTTCATTATTTGATATGGTTTGTATAAACATATAATTGGAACGAACCAACTTCCTGTTGCCCATCCTTCTGACTGAGAACAATATTTTATTCTTTGATGAAGATTATAATATGCTCGTCTAAACCATTGAATAAAGGTTATTACCGAAATAAAATATACAATTAGATAAAATATCCCAACAATTTGTTGCCTAGTATCGTTACTATTTACCATTTCTTCTGTTATTAATTCACCAATTTGAGCTAATTTTAAAAGTTTATATTCGAAAAAATCAGAAACTAAGGAAATTAAATCTAAAATCAATATAAAACCAACTAATAAAATCGCTGTTTTCGCTCGTTGATAATTTGGTCTTATTAATTTCGTATCAATTTTATCTATGCTCTCATCAATTTTAAAATCAAGACATGTAGCCTCAAATGTAGGTTTAGCTCCCGTCAATCCACAAACAATTCCTTTATTTCTATCAAACTTTCTATTAGTACACTTTTTACATGTTTCAATTTTATTCATAATCTTCAATCTCTTTTGGTATAATTACACACAACTATCTGCTATAATTTTTAGTATCCATTCCAATTGCTCTTCTTTGTTTAAATTGCTATTGTCTAAAACTATTGCATCTTTTGCTTTTCTAAGCGGACTGATTTTGCGATTTTCATCAATATAATCTCTTTTTTCTATATTTTCCATTATATCTTTGAATGTAATATCAGTATTTTTTTCTTTCAATTCATCATATCTTCTTTGCGCCCTTATTTCAACATTGGCAGTCAAAAATATTTTAAAGTCGGCATCAGGAAAAACAACAGTTCCTATATCCCTGCCATCCATAACAATAGATTTGTTTTTGCTCATTTCCTGTTGAATTCTGACCAGTTTTTTTCGTACAAAAGATAATTTACTTATTAGGCTTACATTTTCTGACACTTCGATATTTCTAATCTTTTCTTCAACATTTTTATTGTTAAGATAAGTTTCAGGTCTTTTTTTATTGTTATTATATTTAAAATTTATCGAAATGGAAGAAAGAGAATTGTTTAGTTCCTTTTCATTTATTTCTCCGTTTTGAATAATATTATGTTCAATACAATAAAGAGTTACAGCACGATACATAGCACCACTATCAACATAAATATATCCGAGTTTTTTTGCAAGGTCTTTTGCAAGAGTACTTTTCCCACATGAAGAATATCCGTCAATAGCTATTGTAATATTTTTATTGTGATTAGACATTTTGTTTACTTATTATTATAAGGCTAATACCGATTGGACATTTAATATAGTCTAATTTTATTAGACTATTTTCATGTAGCATCGGCATTAACCATTGTAAAATTATAAAATACTCTTTGGACTATTTTTATAATTACAATTGGTGTAATTTGTACAAATCTAATAAATTTTAAATTGAAACAAAACTTAAGCATTTACGACTACAAGACAAATATATGGAGTTAAAATTGACTGATAACATTAAGAAAATTTATTTTACAAAACATCTAACTTCTTAACAGTCAGTTTGTCAGGACAATCGTTTAATAATTCTTTAATAGTTTTGTTATACAATGGGTGTATAAAGTTTGGGGCAATTTCTGTCAGAGGTTCTAAAACAAATCTGCGAACAAGAATCTTTGGATGAGGTATTACTAAATTATCTGTATTAATTGTTTTTTTATTATAAAATAAAATATCAATATCAATTGTTCTTGAATTATACCTTTTATTATCTCTTTTTCTACCCAATTTTTTTTCAATAGTTTGAGTTGCTGATAATAATTTTTCAGGCGATAATAATGTTTCAACTATAATAATTTTATTAAGGAAGAAATTTTTAGTATCAAAACCCCATGGTTCTGTTTCATAATAAGCTGAACTGTTTACTATTTTTCCCAAATCTCTCTGTATCATATTACAAGCTTTTTCAATATAATTATGCCTGCTTTTAATATTACTGCCAAGAACTAAAAATACATTAACCATTTATATATAATATTATTAAACTCAGAACTCACAAAAACAAGCAATGTTCAAAAAAGATTCGCAAGCTTACTGAAATTTTTTAGTAAAATTGTTACATTGCTACATTGTTGTTTTATAACCCTGCCTGACGGCAGGCAGGCATTTAGCAATTGAGCCATTTAACCATTGACACTCATCATTAACACATGTTTGCGATTCAAATTTATAATACTTTAATTTTTGTGAGTTCAGAAATCATATGTATTTTTTAATATATGATTTTTATTTATTAATAAACAATTTATCTTTGTAAATCATTCAAATTAATTTAAACTAAAATCTTTTTTATTATGAAAAACTTTTTAAAATACACTCTTGCATCAATAGTTGGGTTTTTGATTGCAAATTTAATTCTTTTCTTCATTTTTATAGGTATAATAGCCTCAGTAGTAGCTTCGTCAAAAGATAAAACAGTTAAAGTAAAACCAAAGACGGTTCTTCATATTAAGCTTGACAAACCAATTGTTGACAGGGCTTCAAATAATCCATTGGATAATTTTAATTTTGGAGATATTGAATCTAGTTATAAATTAGGATTATACGATGTTTTACAAAATATTGAAAAAGCTAAAACGGATGAAAATATTAAAGGTATTTACCTTGAATTGTTTGTTATTCCTGCTGGTATTGCAACTATTGACGAGATAAGAAATGCATTGATTGATTTTAAAGAATCAGGCAAATTTATTATTAGTTATTCCGATTATTATACACAATCAGCATATTATCTTGCTTCAGTTGCTGATAAAGTATATTTGAACCCCGAAGGAACATTTGATTTTAAGGGACTAAGGGCTGAAATAATGTTTATTAAAGGTTCACTTAAAAAACTTGGAATAGAACCTCAAATTATCAGACATGGAAAATATAAAGCTGCTGTGGAGCCATTTATACTTGATAAAATGAGTGATGCCAACAGAGAACAAACAAGTAAATATGTAAATTCTATCTGGGAACATTATATTAAAGGAATTTCAACGCAAAGAGATATTAGTACTGACAAATTATCTGAATATGCTGATAATTACAAGTTAATTGTTTCAGAAGATTTAATTGATAAAAAACTAATAGACGGTTTAAAATATAAAGATGAAGTTTTAGCCGAACTAAGAGATTTACTTGAGATTGACGCAAAAAAAGAAATAAATTCTATTTCATTAAATAAATATACTAAAGCTCCTAAAAAACACAAACAAAAAGGGCTTGCAAAAGATAAAGTTGCGGTTATTTTTGCACAGGGACTAATACAAATGGGAAAAGGCAAAGAAGATGTTATTGGTTCAGAAAGAATTTCAAAAGCAATAAGAGAAGCTCGACTTGATAGCACAATAAAAGCAATTGTTTTAAGAATTAATTCAGGTGGAGGAAGTGCATTAGCTTCAGATATAATTTTAAGAGAAATTATCCTTGCAAAACAGGTTAAACCGGTTATTGCATCTATGGGTAATGTTGCAGCATCGGGAGGTTATTATATTGCATGTGCTGCCGATACTATTGTAGCAAGCGATGTAACAATTACCGGTTCAATTGGTGTTTTGGGAATAATCCCCAATGCAAAAGAACTTTTAAACGATAAACTCGGTATTACATTTGATGGTGTAAAAACAAATAAATTTTCTGATTTTATTGGAATTGACAGACCAATGCGACCGGAAGAAAAAGAAATAATCCTTGAAATGATAGAGAATGTTTATGATGTATTTATTACACATGTTTCAAATGGAAGAAATATGACAAAAGAAGCTATTGATGAAATAGGACAGGGAAGAGTATGGAGTGGTACCGATGCAAAAGAAATAGGACTTATTGATGTTTTTGGTGGACTAAACAAATCTATTGAAATTGCTGTTGAAAAAGCAGGTCTGGAAAAATATAGGGTAGTATCTTTACCAAAACAAGAAGACCCTTTTGAGCAAATAATGAAACAACTAACAGGAGATGTTAAAACAGCAATCCTTAAAGAACAATTAGGTGCTCAATACAAATATTACGAAAAAATTCAGAAATTCTCAAAAATCAAAGGAATACAAGCGATAATGCCATACGAAATTGATGTTTATTAAAATTTAAAAGGGAGCAAAAAGCTCCCTTTTTTATATATTCAACTTAAAATTATTAAAATGCTTAAATGGTTACTTTTTCCTTTTTCATTACTATACGGATTTATTGTTTCTTTCAGGAATATATTGTTTGATTATAATTTTTTAAATTCTCACGAATTTGATGTTCCTGTACTATCTGTTGGTAATATTACAGTTGGAGGAACCGGCAAAACTCCTCATGTTGAATATATTGTTGATTTGTTAAACAAAGAATTTAATGTAGCAACACTTAGCAGAGGTTACAAAAGAAAATCAAAAGGATTTGTTCTTGCCTCTGAAAATTCAACAGTAAAAGATATTGGCGATGAACCAAAACAGATAAAAAAAAAATTTCCCGACATTCATGTTGCTGTTGATAATAACAGGGTCCATGGAATAAAAAAATTGCTGTCAAAAAAAATTGAAACAATCATTGATGTTATTATACTTGACGATGCATTTCAGCACAGATATGTAAAACCCGGATTTTCGATACTCTTAATTGATTTTAATCAACCCTTGTCAAATGACCATTTATTACCATTAGGAAGATTAAGAGAACATGCACACGAAAAAAGAAGAGCAAATCTTATTCTTATCACAAAATCACCAAATGAGTTAAAACCTATTGAAAGAAGAATAATTGTAAAAGACCTTAAACTTTTTCCTTATCAAACATTATATTTTACTACATATAAATATGGAAATTTAATTCCTGTTTTTAATAATGATAATGTTATTGACAATGAAAAATTAAAAAATAAAAGTTATTCCGTATTAGTTATAACAGGTATAGCAAAATATAAACCTTTTGTACAATATATTAAAACTTTTTCTAATGACATACATCATATAGGTTTTCCCGATCATCATTATTTTACAAAAAAGGATATAAATAAAATTCTAAATAAATTTAATGATATTTCAAATCCAAATAAAATTATTATTACTACTGAAAAAGATTCGGTAAGATTTTATGAAACTTCTTATAAAAATTTGATTGAAGAATCTCCAATATTTTATATACCAATAGAAATTGACTTTCTAAATGAAGATAAAGAAAATTTTAATAAATTAATTACTAATTATATAAGAAGCAATAAAAGGAAAATAAAAAATATATTTTAAGTATAAAACGTGTGATTTTTTTAATCACTTTTTCTTTTGATAATAAAGGTTGTTCCAGAATTAATTGTATTGTTAACAACTGGATTCCCTTTATAATATATATTTCCAATGCCTGTTGTTCTTAAGGTTAATTCATCTTTAACATTAACTCTTACATCGCTGTATCCACTGGTTTTTAAATCACATTTATTTGAAACAAGTTCAAAAGCATCAAGATTGGCTTCATCGGTTATCCTTGCATTAAAAATATCGGTCTTACCACTAAGTATAGCACTTCCAACATCAGATATTTCAAAAATTAATTCGTTACAAAAAATATTAATATTAAGATCACACATTCCGCTTAAAAATATATCTGCTTTATCTGTTTTTAACGAATCAATAAAAATATTTACAGAACCAAGTGCAATCAGGCTTTTTAAATTTTTAACAGTAATAATAATTTCAAGAGCTTTGGCTTTTTTAATTATTTCAGGCACTGTAATAGTAATAATATCTTTTTTTAAATCAGCTAAGATATATTTTTGTAAATTTTCATCAGTTTTAACCTCAATTTTATTTGAATTACCCTGAGTTATTTTAAGGTCAAACTTACCTTTTGCAACAATCCCTGTAAAATCCTCAGCATTTCGCTCAAGAACTACTACATTACCATTGCCTCTGACAGTCTGGCTTACAGTAATAGCAGGATGGAATACAAAAATTGTTAAAACAAAAAACAGTATAAAATTATTTCTGATAGTTGCCTTCATCTTATGATAAATTAGTTTCGAAGGAAATAAAAATATTTTGTATTTTTTAATATTTTCAAAAATAAAACAATAATGTATTAATAACAAATATTGTAGTTTAAATTATTTTAGGGTTTGTTCAATAAAGTCGATTATGTCAAAATTATAAACAGATAGGTTAACCTATCTGTTTATATTGCCTATTTATTGTAATACTATTCTTCCTGTATATTCCTTATTATTATAAAAGGCTCTGATAAAATATAGTCCTTTTTGATATTCTGAAATATCAACCTTCTCAATATTATCTTTTGAATTACCTGTAAAGGTATTTTCATAAATTATTTGATTTTTTACATCAAATATTCTGATATTTATTTCTTTAACAATATTTTTCATATCTAAATACAAATAATCTTTTGCAGGATTAGGATAAATATTTAATAATTCGTTTAAATTAAACTGAGCAATTGCATCAGGCACTAAGCTAACTGTAACAACTGCTGTATCTGACAATTCGTAATCTTCTGCTCTTACAATTAAATTATACGTAGGTGTAACATCAACATTGATTTCACTCGGAATAGCTACTCGTAAATCTCCTAAGTAGTCAAGAATAAAAGCATTATTTATATTGCCACTTTCAATGTAATAATATATTTGACTACCATCTTCGTCCGATGCTGTAATTCTTCCCACATAAGTATCGCCATAAGGGTCTTTTAAATAATAAAAAGTTTGAGAATTTATTACCGGAGCATCATTAGCATTGATAACACAAATTGTAATAATCCCTTCGCCAGTTAGATTTTCAGGACTGTTATCGGTAGCAGAAATTGTTAAATCAAAATAATTATGTAATTCATAATTCAAGACTTCTGCACTATCTACAAAAATTTCGCCTGAAATAGAATCAATACCAAAAACATCATAATAATTGCCACTTGTAATAGAGAAGTTTAAAGTTTCTCCTTCATCGGTTACAAAATCAACAGCACACACTATTGTATTTACAGGATTATTTTCTTCGATATAATAATAGTTATAATTAATAACAGGAACTTCATTTATATCGTTCAGATTAATTGTAACAGTAGCTGAACTTGTCAAATATTCATTATCACGGGCAACAACAGTTAGTGCAAACTGCGTACGATACTCATAATCTATGGAATCTGCCTCAATAACTGTTATTTCTCCTGTTGAATTAATAGTAAAAGGTGGATAAAGATTTTCAGTATCAAAATAATATATAATACTAATATTTTCAGGATCAATGGCGGTTACAGTTCCAACCAAAGTTTCGTAAGGACTGTTTTCATCAATTGTAAAAGTATAATCATCTATAACCGGTGGTTCATTTACATTGTACAGGTTAATTGTAATAGTAGCGGTATCTGACATGGCTGGACTAAAGTTATCTGTTACTTCTACTACAAATTCAAAAGTCGGATTAGTTTCATAATCAAGCGAATCGCGTATTGCAACAGTAATTTCTCCGGTATTTTCATTTATATTAAAAACATTATCTTCGTTTCCATTAGAAATACTGAAAGTTACCGCTTGTCCCTGGTCATCATGAGTATAACTTACCCCACCAACTATAGTGTTAGGATATGAATTCTCATTTACAAAAAATGTTTGGTTTTCAACAACAGGCGGTTCATTAACATCATTAACTGCAATATAAATATAATTCCAAGTATATAATTGAGGTTCTCCATTATCAATTACTTCTACTTGCAATGAATATGAAGGATAACTTCCCTCATAATTTAATTGTGTACTATCTGATACAGTCAAAATACCTGTTACGGAATCTAATACAAAAACATCATAATGATTGCCATAAGCAATGTAATAGTATAAAGATTGTCCAATATCAGGGTCTGTTGCAGTTATTGTTCCTGCAACAGTTCCGTTTGAACTTAGTTCATCAATATTAAAGTAATGTGTTTCAATTACAGGATATTCATTCAAATCATTCACATTGATAGTAACATTTGCTTCTCTTATTGAATCGCCATCGGTAACACTAATTACTAATTCGAATTGTTGATATAATTCATAGTTAATGGAATCATATTTTGTTAGATAAAGATTATGTCCGTTCCCATTTTGAAGATGAAAAATTTCATTATCATCACCGGAAACAATTGAATAAGATAGTCCCGTAAGATTATCAGCATCGGTTGCTATTAATGAAACAATGAGTGTTCCTTCGTTTACATTTTCATCAACATTAA
This window harbors:
- the pfkA gene encoding 6-phosphofructokinase; this translates as MAKLKKIAVLTSGGDAPGMNAAIRAVTRKAIYHELRVVGIRHGYQGMIEGWMKSFKSYSVSNIIQRGGTILKSARCEEFKTVEGRKKAYKNLKLNEIDAVVVIGGDGSFMGARKMSEEYDIPFIGVPGTIDNDLFGTDYTIGYDTAINTVVEAVDKIRDTASAHNRLFFIEVMGRNAGFLALRSGIATGAEAILIPEVKTHVENLKDYLETGFSRKKSSGIIIVAEGDECGGAFEIANKVKKDFSEYDVRVTILGHIQRGGSPSAFDRVAASRLGVAAVDALLDDQKSIMIGFQNNKIVHVPFNKTIKHNKPVNQELLDIVEILSI
- a CDS encoding 4-hydroxy-3-methylbut-2-enyl diphosphate reductase; this translates as MMKVEIDSKSGFCFGVVYAIQIAEEQLDKFGKLYCLGDIVHNNVEVERLKEKGLIIINHERFKNLKNCKVLIRAHGEPPETYKIALKNNIHLIDASCPVVLRLQKIIKIGFDEIIKKNGQLVIFGKNGHAEVNGLVGQTKGKAIVVSNISDINKIDFKKPIYLYSQTTKSLNEFYNLEKEIKIQLQKEKSVNKLITFDTICRQVSSRDSELRIFAQKHNVIIFVSGKKSSNGKMLYNVCKDVNEKSYFISDINEIDKNWFDISDSVGICGATSTPRWLMEKIAENIKEINILK
- a CDS encoding DUF4328 domain-containing protein translates to MNKIETCKKCTNRKFDRNKGIVCGLTGAKPTFEATCLDFKIDESIDKIDTKLIRPNYQRAKTAILLVGFILILDLISLVSDFFEYKLLKLAQIGELITEEMVNSNDTRQQIVGIFYLIVYFISVITFIQWFRRAYYNLHQRIKYCSQSEGWATGSWFVPIICLYKPYQIMKEMWKETTGLLVNKIENYTNNYNISVIGWWWTLWIISSYVGNFVMKSTFKSETVDELINSSIASMILSLIGIPLALLTIKMIKDYSIMEQTLMDKELEINN
- a CDS encoding (d)CMP kinase, coding for MSNHNKNITIAIDGYSSCGKSTLAKDLAKKLGYIYVDSGAMYRAVTLYCIEHNIIQNGEINEKELNNSLSSISINFKYNNNKKRPETYLNNKNVEEKIRNIEVSENVSLISKLSFVRKKLVRIQQEMSKNKSIVMDGRDIGTVVFPDADFKIFLTANVEIRAQRRYDELKEKNTDITFKDIMENIEKRDYIDENRKISPLRKAKDAIVLDNSNLNKEEQLEWILKIIADSCV
- the folK gene encoding 2-amino-4-hydroxy-6-hydroxymethyldihydropteridine diphosphokinase; translation: MVNVFLVLGSNIKSRHNYIEKACNMIQRDLGKIVNSSAYYETEPWGFDTKNFFLNKIIIVETLLSPEKLLSATQTIEKKLGRKRDNKRYNSRTIDIDILFYNKKTINTDNLVIPHPKILVRRFVLEPLTEIAPNFIHPLYNKTIKELLNDCPDKLTVKKLDVL
- the sppA gene encoding signal peptide peptidase SppA, translating into MKNFLKYTLASIVGFLIANLILFFIFIGIIASVVASSKDKTVKVKPKTVLHIKLDKPIVDRASNNPLDNFNFGDIESSYKLGLYDVLQNIEKAKTDENIKGIYLELFVIPAGIATIDEIRNALIDFKESGKFIISYSDYYTQSAYYLASVADKVYLNPEGTFDFKGLRAEIMFIKGSLKKLGIEPQIIRHGKYKAAVEPFILDKMSDANREQTSKYVNSIWEHYIKGISTQRDISTDKLSEYADNYKLIVSEDLIDKKLIDGLKYKDEVLAELRDLLEIDAKKEINSISLNKYTKAPKKHKQKGLAKDKVAVIFAQGLIQMGKGKEDVIGSERISKAIREARLDSTIKAIVLRINSGGGSALASDIILREIILAKQVKPVIASMGNVAASGGYYIACAADTIVASDVTITGSIGVLGIIPNAKELLNDKLGITFDGVKTNKFSDFIGIDRPMRPEEKEIILEMIENVYDVFITHVSNGRNMTKEAIDEIGQGRVWSGTDAKEIGLIDVFGGLNKSIEIAVEKAGLEKYRVVSLPKQEDPFEQIMKQLTGDVKTAILKEQLGAQYKYYEKIQKFSKIKGIQAIMPYEIDVY
- the lpxK gene encoding tetraacyldisaccharide 4'-kinase: MLKWLLFPFSLLYGFIVSFRNILFDYNFLNSHEFDVPVLSVGNITVGGTGKTPHVEYIVDLLNKEFNVATLSRGYKRKSKGFVLASENSTVKDIGDEPKQIKKKFPDIHVAVDNNRVHGIKKLLSKKIETIIDVIILDDAFQHRYVKPGFSILLIDFNQPLSNDHLLPLGRLREHAHEKRRANLILITKSPNELKPIERRIIVKDLKLFPYQTLYFTTYKYGNLIPVFNNDNVIDNEKLKNKSYSVLVITGIAKYKPFVQYIKTFSNDIHHIGFPDHHYFTKKDINKILNKFNDISNPNKIIITTEKDSVRFYETSYKNLIEESPIFYIPIEIDFLNEDKENFNKLITNYIRSNKRKIKNIF
- a CDS encoding DUF2807 domain-containing protein, which encodes MKATIRNNFILFFVLTIFVFHPAITVSQTVRGNGNVVVLERNAEDFTGIVAKGKFDLKITQGNSNKIEVKTDENLQKYILADLKKDIITITVPEIIKKAKALEIIITVKNLKSLIALGSVNIFIDSLKTDKADIFLSGMCDLNINIFCNELIFEISDVGSAILSGKTDIFNARITDEANLDAFELVSNKCDLKTSGYSDVRVNVKDELTLRTTGIGNIYYKGNPVVNNTINSGTTFIIKRKSD